The nucleotide sequence AACCCCGATGGCCAAAGCGGGGACATTGCCCTTGACCACCATGTGCTGCAGAAGCTCAGGGTCCTTGGTGATGCAAGCCTGTCCATTCACCCGCAGCGTCTCCTTCAGACCGGGAATGACAAAGATCAGGCCCACATGCGGATTGGACAAGATGTTGCGCATGGAATCGACCCGGCGATTGCCAGGCCGTTCGGGAATGACCAGATGCCAATCATCCAGCACTTTGACAAATCCCGGCGTATCCCCTCTGGGCGACACATCGCACAAGCCGTCTGCATCGGAAGTAGCTATCATCAGAAATGGCGATTGGCTGATGAACTGCTTGCAATGCTCGTCCAGCCTGTGGATTTCCTTGCGAAGCACAACCTCCCGCGGATAATCGACGATCTCCCGAAGCGCTTCCTCCGACGTGACAGTCTCCTTGAACTTCATTGCGGCAAGCTCCCTTCTATTTCCGTACTCCTTCTGCCTCTTATTCTACATGAAGCGTGAACAACCCAGTAGCTCATTCGCTTTCTCGCCTGAATGGCTGCCCAATAGCTGACGATTCGTATACATCACTCCATCGTTAGCGCTGCTCGGCCAAAAGCGCGAACGAACGCGCTCGCTTCCGCTTTTCAGCAGAGCTGGCGCGTTCGCCGCTGCAGTCTTTTAGATCACACGGGCCATCTGCTCCACAACCCGTCCTTCCGTCTCCACGATAAGCTGAAGCTGCCGGTTCAGATCGTCCAGGATCGATTCCCGCTTGGACCGGGCCAGCTTCAGCGCCAGCGTAGAGGATACCTGCCACTGCTTGGCCGACTCCTCCAGATCGCCGATCATTGCCTGTACAGGCTCCGATGGGAGCTTGTCCGCAATTTGTTCCAGGAAAGCCTTGAAGCGCAGGCGGCTTCGGCTGATGCCCTTGAAATTTTGCAGGTAATAGTTGCCGAGCATGAAGACCGTCTTCTCATCGAGCTCCTGCCCCTTCTTGCTGATCAGCGACTGGCGCAAGGCGTCGATTCTGGCAAGACCGCAAGCATGACCCAAGATCGTGCGCTCGCCCAGCATCGTCTCCCGGCTCTTGCGCAATATCGACTTCAGCTTGTCCTCCGTCAGCGCAAAGCCTTCGCTTGCGTCCACTTCAACCCACAGGTTGCGCACCGGACGCTTGATTTCGCCGACGATTGGATTGACGATCGGGATTTCTGCCGTTCGTCCTTTGCGAATATCGTCATACGAGAGCTGACCGTCAAAGTCGCAATTGCCCATCTTGTACTTGTCGAACAGGTCGTACTTGCGCTGCTCCTCATCATAGCCCGTAATCAGAATCGCGTGCAGCTGATGATCCTTCTGATAATACGGATGATAATTCATCTCATGCATATCGACAAAGGCGATGACCGGCTTGCCCGCGTCAATCAGCTCCTTGGTCCGCTCAGCAGCCACCTCGTAATCGTCATGAATATACCAGCGGATCGTAATGCCGTCAGCTGCCCCTTTCCCCGCTGCAGGTCCAGCCGGATCATATACGCTCGTCGCCGGAAAATACACAAGCTCCAACGATGTGTTCAACTCTTCCTCCGTAAACTCTACGGAAGCATAATGCTTATAATAGTAAGTAGCGCCGATATAGCCGGTGTCCTCCTCAAACATGAAGGACAGGTAATCGGCCAATATGATTTCCGGATTATGCCCCATATGCGCCAGGACCGAACCATAAGCATTCAGAAAGCAATCATTGACATAGGGCTCGTAATAGCGGGGCACATTCTCGACTATCCTTCGAGCTGTGCGACTGGCTTCCATTCCTTCACCCCGTTCCAACTGTCGATTTCCTTGCGCTTCGCCAGCA is from Xylanibacillus composti and encodes:
- a CDS encoding pyridoxamine 5'-phosphate oxidase family protein codes for the protein MKFKETVTSEEALREIVDYPREVVLRKEIHRLDEHCKQFISQSPFLMIATSDADGLCDVSPRGDTPGFVKVLDDWHLVIPERPGNRRVDSMRNILSNPHVGLIFVIPGLKETLRVNGQACITKDPELLQHMVVKGNVPALAIGVRVEQCFLHCAKAFIRSGLWEPETWPSEDERPVPAEILAAHANMPDMTEKEAESLLHESYTQRLY
- a CDS encoding BtrH N-terminal domain-containing protein, which translates into the protein MEASRTARRIVENVPRYYEPYVNDCFLNAYGSVLAHMGHNPEIILADYLSFMFEEDTGYIGATYYYKHYASVEFTEEELNTSLELVYFPATSVYDPAGPAAGKGAADGITIRWYIHDDYEVAAERTKELIDAGKPVIAFVDMHEMNYHPYYQKDHQLHAILITGYDEEQRKYDLFDKYKMGNCDFDGQLSYDDIRKGRTAEIPIVNPIVGEIKRPVRNLWVEVDASEGFALTEDKLKSILRKSRETMLGERTILGHACGLARIDALRQSLISKKGQELDEKTVFMLGNYYLQNFKGISRSRLRFKAFLEQIADKLPSEPVQAMIGDLEESAKQWQVSSTLALKLARSKRESILDDLNRQLQLIVETEGRVVEQMARVI